The Drosophila bipectinata strain 14024-0381.07 chromosome 3L, DbipHiC1v2, whole genome shotgun sequence region tttaatattaaagccCTGTATAGAATTAAATCATCCATTTATTTGAATACTTTCTACATTTCTCATGAACCTTGCAGTCGTTTACACATTAGCCCTTTGAAAAGAGTGTAACTGCTGTTAAAATAAAGTACTTagggctaaaaaaaaaatacgaaaaactaaaaaacagccaaattaaaaatacacagaGGCTCCTCCACCGGTTGCTGTCTAACTGAATAACTTTTCAAAGGCACTGTTAGAGATATCAAGGTAGGACGGGGAGGCGGGACACTCTAATTAGAATAATTTTGCGCTACGATGCGCTTGACAGCGCTACAGTGGTGGCGCCATCTGTTGGACGATGTTGCTGGTAAAAGGCAAGTGCTGCCTGCAGgacctacacacacacaccaatgCACAAAGCAAACATgtgcacttgaagaaaaaattgacatacattttttaaagtaaTATTTTGAAGATAAGTTTATGCCTTgagttttattgaatttttttttttattttaaattaaatataataattaataatttattgcaTCCTTTTCTTTTGTGTACAAAAGGCACATGGACCTGACTTGCATTGCTGTTGCATGATGAAGAGCAAATGTCAGGACGAAAGGTCACCGAACCCAGGTGCCACAAGCCACAGGGCTGGGCGGTGCCAACTGACACAACATAATCATGATAAAAGCCCCGCACAAACATTAAACCCATGACGGCCCTCCGCCTCTCCTGTAAAGAGGGTGTATCCCGTGTCAGCGGGTGGGCTTTAAattacagaatttaattaatttcgcAGAGATTTTTCATCGGTCGCAGCGCACTTGACTTTGTACTTTTGACTCATCTCCGTTTGCTCTTTTTTCCGCCACTAATTTCCCCATCATCTGCGGTTGAGTCGCTTTCCTGGGAGTCGGTCGGAACTTGAGTTTTCGACAGTGTCTGTGTGTGCCACATGTGTGTGGCAGAGTCCTAGCGGGGCTTCTCCATTACCATTGCCACTACCACTACAAATCCACTTCCCATTTCACATCCACttccattttaattttcattttaattttaattaatttcaatgcaTGTGTGGCAGCTGTGACTGTCGCTCGCCGAGAGTCCTGGGATGGGCCTTGAAGGCACTCAAGCAGTAGCCAAAATGATTATGAGTAATTAGTTTTAATGGGCTCGAAGCCTGTGCCCGACCCAGCTGCAGAATGTGACACCCCGGCCAGGTCCTTAAAATCGCCAGGTAACTACGTTTTTGGACAGATTGCTTTTCAACTCAAGTGGCTAGATGGGATTACTTTTCCATCCTTCCAAATGGCAAAGTTCGTAaagctttaaataaaatataaaggtCACAATTTATGATTCGCATGTGTGTTTGCCAAGGACATTCCTTTTTGaattacaattattttatcATCCTAATTAGATGGAATAATTTATGAATTCGGTGTGGCTGTTATTGCTGGGAAAGCCACAATTTCGCATACAATGTTTTTGTTAAaccaaaaagcaaataatattTACAATGCCCATAATGAATGTTAAATAAATGCTAATTTATTAAAGCAgatttattcaatttataaaACTATAATCAGGTATTTAAAGGGGTAACCGATGCGACTTGAGtcgtttttttaaaaacaaagtcGTAAATCAATACCAATTTGTGCGAAAAATTTGTGCAAAACTGACATTTTTCTGTCTCTTCGCAAATAGATAAGTGTCAACCAAATATTTACAAGGATTCCAACGTcgaccacacacacacacacacacacaaaggaCACTCAAAAGGAAAATGGTGGAAAATTCACAGATTGAGAGGGAAAATCGAATCATGGGAATCAGAGCTTCGAATATTAAGCGGAAAGTCAATTTCGGGACTCGCACAAACAAGCATATATGTCCGTATGTGTCTATATATGCGAGtatatacatttatgtatatatttttgaagaaaaattgagaaaattgcaaaaacagagaataattttcttttgtttttttggtggaACGAGTActacaatacaaaatttaatggtGCGCAAATTTTGATTGTTTTACTTTGAAAATGGaagtttccttttttcctcctttttccttttttttgtttttgtgcttttttttgttcagatttttgcttttgttgttgttgttccactttgtttgcatttcgctatttatttatttcgcaaTGCTTTGAATTCGTTTTCCCGCATTTTATGCATATTTCAgaatcaaatatttttcctCCGGTATTTGCTTTGGCTGGTCCTGCGCTCTTACTTATTTGTTTAGCTGCGGGCCCTCATTTCTATACATTTAGTTTTTCCCTCTTCGAGTAACACATAAAACCTCCACCACCCCCTAAAAGACAGGATATagagaaaaccaaaaactggAGGGCCTTCAGGTGGTTTTTCTTTCTATGATCATTCCATTTCACCTTTTTCATTGAGAAGGCGAGCCAAGAAAGTTGTTGTCAATGTAATTTGATTCTCATTCCAAGTTGGCCCACATTTCCAGCTTCCTTTTTAACCCCCGGAGAGGTCCTTGTGATTGCGTATACGCTCCGTTGGACAAAAAGCAAATTGTAATTAGACGCAGAGGCCGAACAGCCGGCTGACATGCGTGGGGAAAACAATAGACCGAACAGGTCATCAAAAGACTGACATAAAGTACCCTGGAAATAATAGCCAATAGTCCTTCTAACAAAGCCCAAGCAGgctattgttatttttatttcattctaAATTTCCTGTTTTATGTCACTTTTCTATTTAACTTCGAATATCATTTCAgacatattttaaatttcagaACAACGTCCTCACCATCGAAAAAACACTCAGCTAGCGGTAAGCTActcaattttaatattttggcaGCATTGGTTATAGTTcggttttatatttattacagCTTGGAAAATGTTTAACACACCAGTGACTGGCTCCTGTGCCGATGGGAGTGAAGAGGCAGCTGCAGCTGAAACTGCAACAGCAATGCCTGACGATGACGGCGAATTGAATCTCAATATTCCGCGTCCTGTTTTGAAACTCCAGCCATGCGAAGGCACTGGTCTGGGACAGGATGCGGCGAGCACCCTGGCAACCAACTTGAAGGCATCCTTTGAAGTGCCCACCTGGCCACTCGATAATCTTTTTCCCTCCATCGACATTATAGAGAGGTTGCGTAAGCAGAGTGAGGTAAAGGACCTGCCATCGTTCCAACGTGGTCTCTGGGATTTGCCATTCGCCGGCGTACTGGACACATCATCAGGCCAACTCGACTCTGAGCTGGAATCGAAATGTTGTTTCCCAACTCCCTACTTTATACCCGAGTTGGAAAAGCTGTCTGCCGACTCGGTGCAGGATAAGCTCACGGTTGGGTTGGAAACAACAAGGGCTTCAGCTATCGAAGCACATAAAGCCACTGCTGTTGAAGAATCAAATTTGCCAGGGACGGAAGACTCTACTCTACACAAAAGCGAAGAAGAAAGTATTTTAGGAATCCAAGAAACTAATCCTAACCAAATTGAAAACGAAGCAATGAATTCTCCAAAAGTTGAATCCATTTATTCGTCAAAATCCGAGgataatattttgccaaaagttaATGAAGATAACTTACCGAATATAGAGGAAATAAATCTaccaaaaaaagaggaaaatttttcattaaaacaaGAGGAGATAAATATTCCTAAAATCGGAGAAATATATTCGTCCAAGATCGATGAATCCATTGCTGTCGAGATCCTGCCTCCAAATTCCCCTCAAATGCTTCAACACGATCCCGTTTTATTACCAGGAATTCTACCAGAGAAAAGGATCTTAATCTCACATCCTTTACCGCTCCAAGACGGTCAGCTTTGTGAGGTCCTAGTGGAGGAACCCAAACTTTCTCAAAGAATGGGTTTTATTAGATCCCTAGTTGGAGGCAAGCCGTTGTTGAAGCCCAGTATTCGACTTTCCTTTGGCGATCGAAAGATGAGAAAACAGATTGATTCCGATTCAAAGGAGGCTCTCAAGCAGAACACCTGCGCAGTCCTCAAGTCTCTAATATTTAGCATtaaattggccaaaaaaattgaTACAACTATTTCGGGTATGTAGACGATGTCGGTGTCtgtaaattgtaaataaaaaaattatatattattttagcaaaaatgaatgaaagaaggcaattaaaaatggataaaaagaGGAATTCGCTGACTTATTCCCATGTATTCCGGAAGAATATTTTTCGGCTCAACGCAGCTGCCCAGAATCTCAGGGAGGAGAACATCAAATGCTGTGGGGATGTGCCCAGCATAATGCCAGTTCCTACGAAACCGGAGCAGCCCGACTTGAATCGCATAGATGCCAGCGAAGGATTATCCTGTCGCGGACTCAGTGCCAGCAAGGACTCTGTGCTCAGTGACAGCTGTGAAAGTGACGATTCGTTCGACCAGAACAAGAGCGAACTGGTACCTCTGCGTAAGGTGACAGCCATGATCGATCCCCGGCAAATCGAGGAGATGGGAAGAAGGGCGTTCAGTCAGTATGTGAAGCTATATTGCTTCAACAGCTTTAAGGAGTGGAAGAGGCAAGGTAATTCAGCAGCTTCCCACGTGAGTCCTTACAGTATGCTTCCCTCATCCTTCGCAGGCGAGGGCAAGAT contains the following coding sequences:
- the Sprn gene encoding uncharacterized protein Sprn isoform X3, whose protein sequence is MFNTPVTGSCADGSEEAAAAETATAMPDDDGELNLNIPRPVLKLQPCEGTGLGQDAASTLATNLKASFEVPTWPLDNLFPSIDIIERLRKQSEVKDLPSFQRGLWDLPFAGVLDTSSGQLDSELESKCCFPTPYFIPELEKLSADSVQDKLTVGLETTRASAIEAHKATAVEESNLPGTEDSTLHKSEEESILGIQETNPNQIENEAMNSPKVESIYSSKSEDNILPKVNEDNLPNIEEINLPKKEENFSLKQEEINIPKIGEIYSSKIDESIAVEILPPNSPQMLQHDPVLLPGILPEKRILISHPLPLQDGQLCEVLVEEPKLSQRMGFIRSLVGGKPLLKPSIRLSFGDRKMRKQIDSDSKEALKQNTCAVLKSLIFSIKLAKKIDTTISAKMNERRQLKMDKKRNSLTYSHVFRKNIFRLNAAAQNLREENIKCCGDVPSIMPVPTKPEQPDLNRIDASEGLSCRGLSASKDSVLSDSCESDDSFDQNKSELVPLRKVTAMIDPRQIEEMGRRAFSQYVKLYCFNSFKEWKRQGQDRDLGLSSQILYYPARRERGRATAPHERG
- the Sprn gene encoding uncharacterized protein Sprn isoform X1, which gives rise to MFNTPVTGSCADGSEEAAAAETATAMPDDDGELNLNIPRPVLKLQPCEGTGLGQDAASTLATNLKASFEVPTWPLDNLFPSIDIIERLRKQSEVKDLPSFQRGLWDLPFAGVLDTSSGQLDSELESKCCFPTPYFIPELEKLSADSVQDKLTVGLETTRASAIEAHKATAVEESNLPGTEDSTLHKSEEESILGIQETNPNQIENEAMNSPKVESIYSSKSEDNILPKVNEDNLPNIEEINLPKKEENFSLKQEEINIPKIGEIYSSKIDESIAVEILPPNSPQMLQHDPVLLPGILPEKRILISHPLPLQDGQLCEVLVEEPKLSQRMGFIRSLVGGKPLLKPSIRLSFGDRKMRKQIDSDSKEALKQNTCAVLKSLIFSIKLAKKIDTTISAKMNERRQLKMDKKRNSLTYSHVFRKNIFRLNAAAQNLREENIKCCGDVPSIMPVPTKPEQPDLNRIDASEGLSCRGLSASKDSVLSDSCESDDSFDQNKSELVPLRKVTAMIDPRQIEEMGRRAFSQYVKLYCFNSFKEWKRQGNSAASHVSPYSMLPSSFAGEGKIEIWDFQAKFYIILRDESEGELLLHMNVDEQWTIEYMSNNSYSCRWTNFNYATSRDGILERIACIFRQPSHAAEFVARIRHCAIRSRSE
- the Sprn gene encoding uncharacterized protein Sprn isoform X2, whose product is MFNTPVTGSCADGSEEAAAAETATAMPDDDGELNLNIPRPVLKLQPCEGTGLGQDAASTLATNLKASFEVPTWPLDNLFPSIDIIERLRKQSEVKDLPSFQRGLWDLPFAGVLDTSSGQLDSELESKCCFPTPYFIPELEKLSADSVQDKLTVGLETTRASAIEAHKATAVEESNLPGTEDSTLHKSEEESILGIQETNPNQIENEAMNSPKVESIYSSKSEDNILPKVNEDNLPNIEEINLPKKEENFSLKQEEINIPKIGEIYSSKIDESIAVEILPPNSPQMLQHDPVLLPGILPEKRILISHPLPLQDGQLCEVLVEEPKLSQRMGFIRSLVGGKPLLKPSIRLSFGDRKMRKQIDSDSKEALKQNTCAVLKSLIFSIKLAKKIDTTISAKMNERRQLKMDKKRNSLTYSHVFRKNIFRLNAAAQNLREENIKCCGDVPSIMPVPTKPEQPDLNRIDASEGLSCRGLSASKDSVLSDSCESDDSFDQNKSELVPLRKVTAMIDPRQIEEMGRRAFSQYVKLYCFNSFKEWKRQGEGKIEIWDFQAKFYIILRDESEGELLLHMNVDEQWTIEYMSNNSYSCRWTNFNYATSRDGILERIACIFRQPSHAAEFVARIRHCAIRSRSE